ACTTCTCCGATGCGCTGACCGCCGTGCCGTTGTGGATCGCGTTCGCGATGAGCCGACGCCCGGCGACGCGCCGGTACACCTACGGATTCGGACGCGTGGAGGATCTGGCGGGCCTGTTCGTGGTGACGGCCATCGCCGTGTCCGCGCTCGTTGCCGCCGTCCAAGCCGTTCGTCGGCTCGTGGACCCGGTGCCGCTGAACCATCTGAGCTGGGTGGTCGCCGCGGGGATCATTGGGTTCATCGGCAACGAGGTCGTGGCGGTGTATCGCATCAGAGTGGGCCGCCGGATCGGATCGGCGGCGATGCGTGCGGACGGAATGCACGCCCGCGCAGACGGTTTGACCTCACTGGCGGTCGTGGCCGGCGCGGTGGGCGTGTGGCTGGGCTTTCCCCTTGCGGACCCGATCGTCGGTTTGGTCATCGCCGGCGCGATCGGGGTCGTGCTGGTCATCGCGACCCGGGATGTATTCGGCCGGTTGTTGGACCGCATCGATCCTGAATATCTGGACACCGCGCGCACCGTGCTGTCGCGGCAGCCGGGCGTGCGGGGAGTGCGGCGCGTCAGGATGCGGTGGATCGGGCATCGACTGGAAGCCGACACCGAGCTCGACGTCGACCCGTCACTGAGCCTGGCCGACGCGCACGCAGTTGCCCATGCCGCGGAACATGAACTGGCACATGCCATTCCGAAGCTCGGCTCGGTGGTCGTACACGCCTATCCGGCTCACGAGCCGGTCAGCAGCTGAACCTCTCGCCGATCTGCGGGGGAGCAGTGGCTGGCTGCAGGCAACCGAACGGTTCGATACCGGCGTCGCTGAACCGGACCGCCGTGTCGTGCGCGCGGTTGGCGCAGTACAGACCGACGGTGTCGACGCGGCACTGGTAGTCGCCAAATCCCAGAGCCCGACCGTAGGGCAGTTCGGGCCCTGTTCCCGCGGTGAACCTGCCCGGATCGCCGCGCACCGACCCGACCTCGACACTCTGCCCGTCGAAGTCGACCCAGCCGCCCTTCCACTCGCCGTATGCGTCCTCCGGCCGCGGCGGTGGGTTGACGAGGTCGACCAGACACGCCAAGGCGCCACCGGCATATTTCGAGTCGGTCATGCAGTTGGTCTTGCCCGATGGTGTGACGAACGCGACGTCCGCGCCGAGATCGGTGGTCACCCCGTCGCGCACCGCGGTGTGGTACTCGGCGGCGTCGGCCGTGTCACCCGCCTCGATCCAGGCGACGACCTCGGCCACCGGCGCGCCGGGGTCCGGCGGTGTGGTGGGTACCGTGCTCGTCGTGGTGGTGGGCGACGACTGCCTGCTGGTGTTGGGCGGTATCGGGGTGATTCGTTCGGCCCCGCCGTCTGTCGAGGATGAGCACCCCGCCACCAGTATCAAGATCGCGATCAGCCCAGCGAGTCGCATACCGGCCAGGCTAGCGGGCCGACTCGCCGATACCGTCCAGGCGCGGCGGCGGGCGGCATTCGCTAACGTCGGGTGATGCACGAACACACGGTCCGCGCGACCATCGCCTCCGGCGTTGTCGAGGGGTTCACCCGCGACGGCGTTAATCGCTGGCGTGCGATCCCGTACGCCAGCCCGCCGGTCGGTCGGTTGCGCCTGCGCGCGCCGCAACCCGTCCAGGCCTGGCCGGGCGTGCGGTACTGCCACGGGATCGGCTACTGCGCACCACAGCAGCGCATGTACACCCTTCTCGCGCCGGGTAAGTACCAGCCGATGAGCGAGGACTGTCTGACGCTCAACGTGGTGGCGCCGAAGACGCTGCCGGATGATCCGTTGCCCGTCATGGTGTTCATCCACGGCGGCGGTTATTTCATGGGCAGCTCGGCGACGCCGATCTACGACGGTGCGGCGTTGGCACGCCAGGGTTGTATCTACGTATCGGTCAACTACCGGCTGGGCCCGCTGGGATGTCTTGACCTGTCGACGCTGTCCAACGGCAGCCACACCTTCGACGACAACCTCTACCTGCGCGACCTCGTGATGGCGCTGCAGTGGGTGCGCGAGAACATCGCGGTCTTCGGCGGCGACCCGGAGAAGGTCACGATCTTCGGCGAGAGTGCCGGTGCCCACGCAGTGGCCACGCTCCTGGCCGTCCCCGCCGCTAAAGGCCTTTTCGCCCAGGCGATTTCCGAAAGTCCGGCCGCCGGAATGGTGCGCACTCCGGACATCGCGGCGGACTACGCGGCCAAGTTCGCCGAGCTGGTCGACCCGAACGAGCCCGACGGCGCGGCAGCCGTGATGTCGGCCCGGCCGACGGAGCTCGTGGCCGCATTCGAACGGCTCATCGTCGCGGGCCAGCGCGAGATGCTCGGCGCGTTCGCGGCCGGCCCCACCAGCGGCAGCGAGTACCTACCGCTGGACCCGGTCGAGGCGATGCGCGAAGGGCACGCCCACCGCGTGCCGCTCATCGTCGGCACCAACGCCGACGAGGCCCGGCTGTTCGGGCGGTTTCTCAAGCTGTTGCCGATGACGGAGCCCATGATCGAGCGACTGCTCTCCGGAACTGAACCCGCTGAACGTGAACGCATTACATCCGCCTACCCCGGATATCCGGACTCGGCGGCGTGCATCCAGTTCGGCGGGGATTTCGCGTTCGGGTCGGCGGCGTGGCAGATCGCGGAGGCGCACAGCAGACACGCGCCGACCTACCTGTATCGCTACGACTATGCGCCCCGGACGTTGCGATGGTCGGGTCTTGGCGCCACGCATGCGACAGAGTTGCTCGCGGTGTTCGATGTGTACCGAACGACTTTCGGGAAGCTGCTCACCGCCGCTGCGGATCGCAAGACGGCACTGCGCGTCAGCGACGACATACAGAAGCGCTGGCGCGCGTTCGCCCAGACCGGGGTACCCGGTACCGAATGGCCTACCTACGCGGAGCCGGATCGGGCGGTGCGGGTTTTCGACAGCCGGCCGCGCGTCGAATTCGATCCACATGCCGATCGTCGCCAGGCGTGGGAGGGCTTCACGCTGGCGGGCCGCTGAATCCGTAGCAGTGGCTGAAATCGCTGCGCATCCAACCGAGAATGTGGTTGCGTGAATCCCGTGGCTCATCCCCTGGATCCGCTCAGCGGCGACGAATTCACGGCGGTCGCGTCGATCTTGCAACGCGAGCACGGTGTCGGCGCCGGAGCCGAAGGGTCGGCGACGTCCGGCCCGGGCTGGCGGTACGCGTCCATCGAATTGATCGAACCCAGCAAGGCCGCCCTGCGCGAGTTCGACAACGGGGGAGCGTCCCCGCCCCGCCGCGCGCGGGTGACCTGTTTCGAACGAGCGGCCAACGCGACCTACAAGAGCACGGTGTCGCTGACCGACGACCGGGTGGAGTCGTTCGAACACATTCCCGGGGTGCAGGCCAACTTCACTGTCGACGAATTCGCCGAGTGCGACCGGCTGCTGCGCACGCACCCCGACGTCGCGGCCGCATTGAAGAAGCGCGGTATCACCGACATGGACCTCGTCTTCTTCGATACCTGGACCTACGGCAATGCGGTCGCGCCCCCGGAGTACCGCGACCGGCGGATCGGCTGGTCGGACACCTGGCTGAGAGATTCGGCAGGCGGCAGCCCCTATGCGAATCTCGTCAGCGGGCTGCATTGCGTCATCGACCTCAACGCGATGGAACTGCTCCGCGTGGAGGACACCGGTGGGGTCGAGAAGCCCGACGTGATGGGCGAATACGTGCCGAGCATGATTCCTGAGGCGGTGCGTTCGGCGTCGCGCAGGGAGCCGCTCAAGCCACTGCACATCGAGCAACCCGAGGGCCCGTCGTTCACCCTTGACGGCAACCTGCTGCAGTGGCAGAACTGGTCGCTTCGTGTCGGCTTCAATCACCGAGAGGGGATGACGCTACACACCGTCCGTTACCGCGACGGCGACCGGGAACGCTCTGTGGCACACCGGATATCGCTTGCCGAGATGATCGTGCCCTACCGCGATTCGTCGGTGGACCACTACCGGCGGACCGCCTTCGACATAGGCGAGTGGGGCCTCGGGTTCATGACCACATCGCTCGAGCTGGGCTGCGACTGCCTCGGCGAGATCCGCTACCTGGACGCGGTGCTGCACAACAGCAGGGGCGAGCCATACACGATCACCAACGCCATCTGCATCCACGAAGAAGACAACGCGGTGCTGTGGAAGCACGTTGACCACAGCATCGGCGCCGAGGTGCGCCGGATGCGCAGGCTCACGGTGTCGTCGCATGTGACCGTCGCCAACTATGAATACCTGATCTACTGGCGGCTCTATCAGGACGGCAACATCGAGTGCGAGATCCGGGCCACCGGAATCATGGTCACCACGCCGGTGGCCCCCGGTCAGCAGCACCCCAACGGCACGCTGGTCGACGAGCGCACCTACGCGCCATATCACCAGCACTTCCTGGTCGCCCGGCTCGACATGGACATCGACGGCACCGACAACACCGTCGTCATGACGGAGTCTCACGCCGAACCGATGGGACCCGACAACCCCTACGGACTCTCACTCGTGACGCGCAGTATCCCGTTGCGCACCGAGAGCCAGGGCAAGCAGGACGTCAACTACGCGACCCAGCGCACGTGGAAGATCGTCAATCCCAACGTCGTCAACGGCATCGGCACGCATCCGTCATACAAGCTCGTACCCAGCGGGGCGATCCCACCGATGTTCGACCCCGACTCCCCGGTGATCGAGCGTGCCAGTGTCATCGGCCATACTCTGTGGGTGACCCCGAATCATCCCGACGAACGTTGGCCTGCTGGCGAATTCGTGAATCAGTCGTCGACGGACACCGGCCTGGCCAAATGGACGCTGGCCAACCGTTCGATCGACAACACCGACGTCGTGATGTGGTACGTGTTCGGTATCCATCACATCACCCGGCCGGAGGATTGGCCGGTGATGCCCGTCGACATCGTGTCCTTCTGGCTCAAGCCGTTCGGATTCTTCGACCGCAATCCATCCCTCGATGTCGTGGGGACCGCGCCCGACATGTGCCACACCTCGTCGACCAGTGCGCACCACTGACGTCATGGAGCGGCCGTCGGATCTGACGGCCGCGTGGCTGAGCGACGCGCTCGACATCCCGGTCACGGATTTCACGTTCGAGCGCATCGGCACCGGGCAGATGAGCGAGTGCTATCGAGTCGAGTTGACCTGCGCGTCCGGGAACGACGGGCCGTCGTCGGTCGTGTTGAAGGTGGCGGCAACCGACCCCGCGAGCAGGCAGACCGGACTGGCACTCGGGCTCTACGAGCGCGAGGTGCGCTTCTACACCGACATCGCGCCCAACCTCGGCGGCGGGCCGGTAGCGATTTGCTATTCCGCCGGCTTCGATCCTGGTACCGGCGCCTTCCACCTGTTGCTCAGTGATGCCGCGCCCGCCGTCGTCGGCGACGAACTGCGCGGCGCGACAATCGAACAGGCGATGCTGGCGCTAGCCGAGCTGGCCCGGCTACACGCACCGGCGTTCGGCGACGCATCGATGGCGCAGGCCGACTGGCTCAACCGCGATGCGCCGATGAACCAGGGGTTGATCGCCACGCTGTATGCCGGATTCCTCGACCGGTACGGCGATCGGATCGCGCCCGAGCATCGTGAGGTGTGCGAGCGCCTCGTCGGCAGCTTCGACGCGTACCTGGAGGCTGAGAGCGCCGCCGACCGGCTGATGGGCCTCGTGCACGGCGACTACCGTTTGGACAACATGCTCTTCGGCCAGCCGGAGGCAGACCGGCCGCTGACGGTCGTGGACTGGCAGACCGTCACCTGGGGCCCGGCCATGACGGACGTCGCCTACTTCCTCGGGTGCGCGCTTCCCAGCGATGTCCGCCGCGAGCACTATGACGCGCTGCTGCGGGCGTACCACGACGCGCTGGGTCCCGACACCCGAGTCAGCCTCGCCGACGTACGTGACGGCGTGCGGCGGCAGAGCTTCTTCGGCGTGATGATGGCGATAGTGAGCTCGATGCTCGTCGCGCAGACGGAACGTGGCGACGAAATGTTCATGACAATGCTGTCGCGGCACGGCGACCACGTGCGCGACACCGGCGCGCTGGATATGCTGCCGGACCCCTCCGAAGGCACTGCGGCGCAACCGCTCACGCCTGATCCCGCCGATGAGCAGGCCCACGCCGCGGGCGCCGAGCCGCTGTGGAGCGAGAGCTGGTACTTCGACTTCGCCGACCCACAGCAGGGCATCGGCGGCTGGGTGCGGCTGGGGCTGATGCCCAACGAGAACACCACCTGGGTGAACGCGCTGTTGTGCGGTCCGGACATGCCGACCGTCGCCCTGCTGGATTTCGAGAACACCGGAGCCATCGACCTGGCCCTGGAGGCGACCGAGCCGCTGCAGACCTACACGGTGACGGTGCGGGGGAGCGCACAGGCGTACGACGATCCGTCCGCGCTCCTACATGGTCAGCCGGGCAGGCCGGTCGAGGCCACGATGGAGTTGATCTGGACGACGGTCGGCGTGCCGTACCAGTACCGGATCACCCCGCGATACGAGATCCCGTGCGCAGTGTCGGGCACGGTGACCGTCGACGGCCGCGAGTACGCGCTGAACGCCGTTCCGGGCCAACGCGATCACTCCTGGGGAGTGCGCGACTGGTGGTCCATGGACTGGGTCTGGAGCGCACTGCATTTCGACGACGGCACCCACGCCCACGGCGTCGATCTGCGGATACCGGGTGCCCCGCCGATCGGCATCGGCTACACCCAACGGCAGGGCGAGCCGCTGATCGAACTGCAGGGCGTCAGTGCGGAGGCGACGTTTGCGGACAACGATCTGCCTGCCACGACCACGATCACGTACACGCCGGGTGACCTCGTCGCGACCATCGACATCCGTGGACACGCGCCGGTTCTGCTGACGTCACCCGACGGGCGGATCAGCCACTTCCCGCGTGCATGGGCAACGGTCACAACCGCCGACGGTCGTAGGGGTGTCGGCTGGGTGGAATGGAACCGCAACCTGCCCAGCGCTTAATCCCGCGAGCGACCGTGTTTGTGCGGCGACACGCCGTGCAATGCGTGCATTTTGAGGTCGCTCGCTGAGCGGGAGCACCCTAGCGCGGCGCGTACATGATGATGCCGACGCCGGCCAGCGCCACCACGGCACCCGTGACGTCCCAGCGGTCGGGGCGGAAGCCGTCGGCGACCATGCCCCACAACAGCGAGCCGGCGATGAATACGCCGCCGTATGCGGCGAGCACTCGTCCGAAATGCGGGTCGGGTTGAAACGCCGCGACGAACCCGTATGCGCCTAATGCGATGACACCGGCACCGATCCACGCCAGGCCGCGATGCTCACGGACGCCCTGCCAGACCAGCCACGCTCCACCGATTTCCAGGACTGCGGCGAGGAGGAACAACGGGATCGATCTCAGCACCATCACGACTCTCAGCCTGTCGCGATTGACCGCAAAATGTACGCAGGACACGGCGCGTCGATGTACAAACACGGTCCTCCCGACTGCGTGTGGGCCCACGCGGTGGGTAGCAGCCTTGTCAAACCAGGTGGGCGCTGTCGTCGTCGAGGTCGTCACGGTTCAGGCCCATCGGCGTTGCCGCGGGCACATCGCCGGCGGCGACCACTTTCCGGGTGATGGGCGTCAGGCCGCGGAACAGTGCCTCGACCTCGTCGTCGGTGAGCGCGTCGAGTGCGGTGAGCGCCAGTGTGTCGGTGTTGTCCTCGATGCGCTGTTTGAGTTGGCGACCCTGCGCGGTGAGCTCGTCGTGGTCGTCGAGGAGCCCGCGCCGCAACAATCTGTCGCGATGATGGGCCCATTGATCGTCGTCGTAGTCGCGGCTACGCATGATCATGTCCTTCGGTACCCGGCCGGCCATCGCGTGCAGGACGTTGCAGTCGCGGCCGGAGACGCCGAGCGACGTCAACACCGCAACATGCCCGTCGCCGCGCTGTTCGCGTAGCAGCGTCGCGGCATGCCACAACTTGGCCAGCGGTTCGTCGGGCCAGTCGAGTGCCAGGTTGGCCGCGAACAGCGGACGGCCGTCAAGGGGAGCGCTGCGCGCAGCCTTGGCGGCGAGGTCGGCGACCATGGCCAGATCGTCGTCGGCGCCGACGCCGTAGCGGCGCAGCGCGTCGACCGCCGATTGTTCGCGCGCCCGCAGGGCGTCGGCCGGCGGAGCGACCTCCCACCCCGCGGGCAACGCCTTCGCCACGCGTTGCGGAGCGAAGTTGTAGAAGATCGCCGTCACCACGTCGGCGGGCACCACACCGAGCGGCGCCGAGCGAGCGGCGAAGTACCCCATCCAGAAGCCCCGATATCCGAGCCCATCGAGGGCGGCGCGAGCTTCCGGCGCGAAGTACGTCACGGCGTGTACCGGTTCGATTCGGTCGAAGAAGCGCCGCGCGAGCCTGGGGTCCCTGTCCATGACCCCAGTTAACCATTAGGCCTCTGTCTGGCCCGGGGGCGAAAACTCTTCGGTCACAGCGGATGCCGCCTCGTCGATGATCGCCCGCATGGCACGTTCGGCGGCGGCCTCGTCACGTAGCCTGATGGCACGCGCGACCTCGTCGTGCAGCGCGATGGCGGCGGGGTTCGGGATGTCGGGCATCATGCCGTGGTGGGTCCGGCCGGTGAGCACCTCAGCGACCACACCGTTCAGGGCGCGGAACATCTCGTTGCCACTGGCCTCGAGCATCGTCTGGTGGAAGATCTTGTCGGCCAACAGGTATGCGTCGAGGTCCCCAGACCGTCCATGCACCACCATGTCCGAGACTGCGGCCGCCATGATGCGGCACTGATGAGGGTCGGCTCGCCGCGCGGCGAGCGCCGCCGCCGCGGGTTCGAAGCCTCGCCTCAACTCCGAGAGTGACAGCAGCTGTGCGGCCTGGTCGCCCGACTCGAGCCGCCACCGAATCACGATGGGGTCGAAGACGTTCCATTTGCTCGCGGGCTGAATCGTGATGCCCACCCGGCGGCGGGACTCCACCATGCCCATGGACTCGAGTACCCGAACCGCTTCGCGCACGACGCTGCGGGAGACACCGTGCTGCGCGCTCAAGCCGTCCAGCGTGATGACCTGACCGGCCGAATATTCACCAGACACGATCGCGGTGCCCAGAGCGGAGAGCAAACCCCCGTGCAGAGCGCCGACGATTGGTTGAGACACCACCTATACATCTTGTCATAGACTTTGCTGACGTTATTAAAAACATACGATTGCGAAAGATACTTGCAATCGTATGATCATTGAGGCATGCTGTGTGACGTCAAGCACAACGGGGTAGGTGGAGAAGATGGCGTCACCAATCGTCGCAATGGGCGTCTCGGGTTCGGGTAAATCAACTGTTGGAGCGGCGCTGGCGCAGCGCCTTCGGGTGCCGTTCGCCGATGCCGACGACTTCCATCCGCCGGCCAACATCGCAAAGATGACCGCCGGTGAAGCGCTGAATGACGACGACCGGTTTCCCTGGCTGGAAGCCATCGGGGAGTGGCTGGCCGAGCGCTGCGACTCCGGCGGTGTGATGAGCTGTTCAGCCCTCAAGCACAAATACCGCGACCAGCTCCGCCGCCACTGCCCTAATGTCGAGTTTCTCCATCTGAGCGGCACACCCGAGGTCATCGCCAAGCGCCAGGCCAGCCGGCCCGGCCACTTCATGCCTGCTTCGCTGCTGGCCTCGCAGTTCGAAACGCTCGAGCCTCTCGGCGATGACGAACGCGGCCTAGCCATCGACGTCGACCAGAGCATCGACACCATCGTCGACACCTACGTCTCTCAAACCGCAACGCGCACAACCGAACAGGAGTTCTAGTGGAAGCGATCGAACCGGCATACGGCACCGCCACGCTCTTAATCATTGCCGCGGTGGCAGTCGCCGTCCTGCTGTTCCTGATCATGAAGGTGAAGCTGCACGCGTTTGTGTCGCTCGTGTTGGTGAGTGTGCTGACCGCACTGGCTGCCGGTATCCCCGTCGGCGACGTGCCCGACGCGCTGTCGTTCGGCTTCTCCAACACCCTTGGCTCGGTGGCCCTTCTGGTCGGCTTCGGCGTCATGATCGGCCGGCTCCTCGAAGTCACCGGCGGCGCACAGGTTCTCGCCGACACACTGATCGGCAGGTTCGGTGAGAAGCGTGCACCGTTCGCACTCGGCATCGCCGCGCTGATCTTCGGCTTCCCGATATTCTTCGATGCCGGTCTCGTGGTCTTCCTGCCGATCATCATGACGGTCGCGCGGCGCTTCGGCGGCTCGCTGCTGCTGTATGCCTTCCCCGCCGCCGGCGCCTTCGCCGCCATGCACGCGATAGTTCCGCCCCATCCAGGACCGGTCGCCGCGGCGGAAGCCCTCGAAGCCAACATCGGGCTGACGTTGCTCGTCGGAACGCCCATCGCCATCGCATCCTGGTATATCGGCGCCTATCTAGTCTCCCAATTCATCGGACGCCGTGTACATGTCGACATCCCCGAGGCACTGTTCGGTCCGATGAACGGCGGCCGCGAAATCGCCACGGATACCGATGCCGACGGGGACAGCGACGGCGTCAGCGTTGGTGCGGGTACAGGTCAGACGGTAACTCAGGCACCCGCCCGTAAGGCGCCGGCCTTCGGGACAGTGCTCGGCATATTGCTCCTGCCGTTCTTCTTGATCTCGTTCAACACCGTGCTCAAGACCCTGACAACCGCAGGAGTGATCGAGGAAGGTACGGCTTGGGCCGAGTACCTGATGCTGCTCGGGAACACGCCTGTCGCATTGCTCATCACGGTGCTCGTGGCCACGTTGGTGCTGGGCTTGCGCGGCCGGTCGATGGCCGCGGTGAGCGATATTTTCGACAACGCCCTCGGTCCGATCTGCACCGTCATCCTGATCACCGGCGCCGGCGGCATGTTCGGTGGCGTGCTGCGGCTGAGCGGCATCGGAGATGCGCTGAGCAGCTCACTCTCGAATCTGGGGATGTCCCTGATATTCCAGGCGTTCATCATCGCCACGTTGCTTCGCGTCGCCCAGGGCTCGGCGACCGTCGCGATCACGACGACGGCAGGCCTTCTTGGCGCCGCGGCAGCTGAGGCGAGCTTAGGCAGCTTTCATCTCACGCTCTTGGTGGTCGCCATCGCTGCGGGAGCCACCGTCCTCTCGCACGTCAACGATTCGGGTTTCTGGCTGGTGAGTCGCTTCTTCGGGATGGACGTGAAGACGACGCTGAAAACGTGGACGGTGATGGAGACGACGCTCGGCGTCACCGCCTTTGTGATTGCCCTGGCGCTGTGGGTCCTCACCTGACCCGAAGCGACGTCAGGCCTTGAGGACCTGAGTTCCGCCAGCGAGCTCGTCGTGCTTGCCCTGCTTGGTCGGGCTGCCGTTGATGGTCACCGCGATGATGATGATCGCGACGACTCCCAGCAGACCGCCGACGAAAGGAATGATCGGCAGCAGCGTCCACGAGTTGCGGATCGCCGACTGCGCGGGCGTCGGCTTGGGTGCGCCCCCCGGACCGTGGACGCTGAGGCCGAGCAGCTTCTTGCCGGGTGTCGCTCCGATGGAGACCTCGAACGCGACGAAGTACACGAAGGTGAGCACGCCGGTGAACAGCCCCGTCGCCCAGAAATTCGACAAGGTGTCGGTGAGGAAAATCAGCGCATAGCTGACGATGGCGACCAGGATGCCGTCGATGACTCGGGCGAGCCAGCGCCATAGCAATCCACCGGGCTGCTGACCCCCGACGGGTGGGTAGGCGCCTTGCTGACCGAATTGGCCCGGCTGAGGGTTGTAGTCAGGTGATGTCATCTCGCACTCCTCGCGTCCGCTGCGCGGAAGGCGAATCCAACCGCGGGGATGGTGGAGTCAATCTACAACTGAATGTCGCGCGAACGCGCCTGTTCAGCGCACGATGATCATGAATTCAGACGCTTGCGTTCCTGCTTGATCTGCTTCCGCGCCTGCTTGACCTGTTTGCGGCCCTGCTTGCGTGCCGTGTCGGCGAGACCCGTTGCGCGATCGCGTGCGGTTTCAGCCAATTCCGGCGCACGGTCGCGGGCGACCTCTGCCAATTCCCAGCCGCGATCACGCGCGACATCGGCAATCTCAGCGCTGCGCCTGCGCGCCAGGTCCGCGAACTCAGGTCCCCGCTCGCGGGCAACGTCGGCGATCTCGGCGCTGCGCCTGCGCGCCAGCTCGGCGAACTCGGGTGCACGCTCGCGAG
The sequence above is drawn from the Mycobacterium gallinarum genome and encodes:
- a CDS encoding cation diffusion facilitator family transporter, which codes for MGVGHSHDHTDRVDDALRDSAAGIRAVKISLVLLGTTAAAQLIVVAVSGSVALFADTVHNFSDALTAVPLWIAFAMSRRPATRRYTYGFGRVEDLAGLFVVTAIAVSALVAAVQAVRRLVDPVPLNHLSWVVAAGIIGFIGNEVVAVYRIRVGRRIGSAAMRADGMHARADGLTSLAVVAGAVGVWLGFPLADPIVGLVIAGAIGVVLVIATRDVFGRLLDRIDPEYLDTARTVLSRQPGVRGVRRVRMRWIGHRLEADTELDVDPSLSLADAHAVAHAAEHELAHAIPKLGSVVVHAYPAHEPVSS
- a CDS encoding SCO6745 family protein, translating into MDRDPRLARRFFDRIEPVHAVTYFAPEARAALDGLGYRGFWMGYFAARSAPLGVVPADVVTAIFYNFAPQRVAKALPAGWEVAPPADALRAREQSAVDALRRYGVGADDDLAMVADLAAKAARSAPLDGRPLFAANLALDWPDEPLAKLWHAATLLREQRGDGHVAVLTSLGVSGRDCNVLHAMAGRVPKDMIMRSRDYDDDQWAHHRDRLLRRGLLDDHDELTAQGRQLKQRIEDNTDTLALTALDALTDDEVEALFRGLTPITRKVVAAGDVPAATPMGLNRDDLDDDSAHLV
- a CDS encoding YnfA family protein, with protein sequence MVLRSIPLFLLAAVLEIGGAWLVWQGVREHRGLAWIGAGVIALGAYGFVAAFQPDPHFGRVLAAYGGVFIAGSLLWGMVADGFRPDRWDVTGAVVALAGVGIIMYAPR
- a CDS encoding primary-amine oxidase — protein: MAHPLDPLSGDEFTAVASILQREHGVGAGAEGSATSGPGWRYASIELIEPSKAALREFDNGGASPPRRARVTCFERAANATYKSTVSLTDDRVESFEHIPGVQANFTVDEFAECDRLLRTHPDVAAALKKRGITDMDLVFFDTWTYGNAVAPPEYRDRRIGWSDTWLRDSAGGSPYANLVSGLHCVIDLNAMELLRVEDTGGVEKPDVMGEYVPSMIPEAVRSASRREPLKPLHIEQPEGPSFTLDGNLLQWQNWSLRVGFNHREGMTLHTVRYRDGDRERSVAHRISLAEMIVPYRDSSVDHYRRTAFDIGEWGLGFMTTSLELGCDCLGEIRYLDAVLHNSRGEPYTITNAICIHEEDNAVLWKHVDHSIGAEVRRMRRLTVSSHVTVANYEYLIYWRLYQDGNIECEIRATGIMVTTPVAPGQQHPNGTLVDERTYAPYHQHFLVARLDMDIDGTDNTVVMTESHAEPMGPDNPYGLSLVTRSIPLRTESQGKQDVNYATQRTWKIVNPNVVNGIGTHPSYKLVPSGAIPPMFDPDSPVIERASVIGHTLWVTPNHPDERWPAGEFVNQSSTDTGLAKWTLANRSIDNTDVVMWYVFGIHHITRPEDWPVMPVDIVSFWLKPFGFFDRNPSLDVVGTAPDMCHTSSTSAHH
- a CDS encoding FadR/GntR family transcriptional regulator; this translates as MVSQPIVGALHGGLLSALGTAIVSGEYSAGQVITLDGLSAQHGVSRSVVREAVRVLESMGMVESRRRVGITIQPASKWNVFDPIVIRWRLESGDQAAQLLSLSELRRGFEPAAAALAARRADPHQCRIMAAAVSDMVVHGRSGDLDAYLLADKIFHQTMLEASGNEMFRALNGVVAEVLTGRTHHGMMPDIPNPAAIALHDEVARAIRLRDEAAAERAMRAIIDEAASAVTEEFSPPGQTEA
- a CDS encoding carboxylesterase/lipase family protein — its product is MHEHTVRATIASGVVEGFTRDGVNRWRAIPYASPPVGRLRLRAPQPVQAWPGVRYCHGIGYCAPQQRMYTLLAPGKYQPMSEDCLTLNVVAPKTLPDDPLPVMVFIHGGGYFMGSSATPIYDGAALARQGCIYVSVNYRLGPLGCLDLSTLSNGSHTFDDNLYLRDLVMALQWVRENIAVFGGDPEKVTIFGESAGAHAVATLLAVPAAKGLFAQAISESPAAGMVRTPDIAADYAAKFAELVDPNEPDGAAAVMSARPTELVAAFERLIVAGQREMLGAFAAGPTSGSEYLPLDPVEAMREGHAHRVPLIVGTNADEARLFGRFLKLLPMTEPMIERLLSGTEPAERERITSAYPGYPDSAACIQFGGDFAFGSAAWQIAEAHSRHAPTYLYRYDYAPRTLRWSGLGATHATELLAVFDVYRTTFGKLLTAAADRKTALRVSDDIQKRWRAFAQTGVPGTEWPTYAEPDRAVRVFDSRPRVEFDPHADRRQAWEGFTLAGR
- a CDS encoding ecdysteroid 22-kinase family protein; translated protein: MERPSDLTAAWLSDALDIPVTDFTFERIGTGQMSECYRVELTCASGNDGPSSVVLKVAATDPASRQTGLALGLYEREVRFYTDIAPNLGGGPVAICYSAGFDPGTGAFHLLLSDAAPAVVGDELRGATIEQAMLALAELARLHAPAFGDASMAQADWLNRDAPMNQGLIATLYAGFLDRYGDRIAPEHREVCERLVGSFDAYLEAESAADRLMGLVHGDYRLDNMLFGQPEADRPLTVVDWQTVTWGPAMTDVAYFLGCALPSDVRREHYDALLRAYHDALGPDTRVSLADVRDGVRRQSFFGVMMAIVSSMLVAQTERGDEMFMTMLSRHGDHVRDTGALDMLPDPSEGTAAQPLTPDPADEQAHAAGAEPLWSESWYFDFADPQQGIGGWVRLGLMPNENTTWVNALLCGPDMPTVALLDFENTGAIDLALEATEPLQTYTVTVRGSAQAYDDPSALLHGQPGRPVEATMELIWTTVGVPYQYRITPRYEIPCAVSGTVTVDGREYALNAVPGQRDHSWGVRDWWSMDWVWSALHFDDGTHAHGVDLRIPGAPPIGIGYTQRQGEPLIELQGVSAEATFADNDLPATTTITYTPGDLVATIDIRGHAPVLLTSPDGRISHFPRAWATVTTADGRRGVGWVEWNRNLPSA
- a CDS encoding gluconokinase — encoded protein: MASPIVAMGVSGSGKSTVGAALAQRLRVPFADADDFHPPANIAKMTAGEALNDDDRFPWLEAIGEWLAERCDSGGVMSCSALKHKYRDQLRRHCPNVEFLHLSGTPEVIAKRQASRPGHFMPASLLASQFETLEPLGDDERGLAIDVDQSIDTIVDTYVSQTATRTTEQEF